The window TTCAGTGAAGCCTGTCACTGCGCTGGGCTGCCTTGACTTTTCGGCTTTCTTTTTTTGAGTGTCAGCTTCTCACAGACTCCACTCTccccctcgcgctctctccgctggcCCTCGAGGGAAGCCCTTTCGGGTTGCCTTCTTGCTAATATGTCTCGTCGTTTCCCTGTCCACGGGTGCTGTGCAGGGCCGTTTTTTCATTTTTTCCGTTCGCACTCTGTCATTGTGTGCGCAGCCTGCGGGCACAGGCGTCGTCTTCCACAGTCGAATGCTCCCCGTGAAGTACGCGCTCAACGGTCCCAAGTGGATTGCTGTCGTCGGCTCCGCGTTCACCGGCGTGTTCGCCGGACACTTCTTCTACAAAACCTGCGTCCTCAACAAGAACCCTCCCAACGTGAGTGCGCGAGACAGAAACGCGTATTCGTGTAGGTTTCGGTAAAGCAAAGCTTCCCACGGAAGGACAGGCTGACGGAGAGGGTGACCGCATCGTGGTAGTTTCCGCGCACGCCTACCGCGGGTGTCATCAATGCTATGCGCTGTCCTTCCGCATGGACCTGTCTGAGGAgtttctgcggcgtcgcccgcggcttcAGAGGCCCCCTTTGAAGTGGTTTTCACGAATATTCTAACGTGGATGCATGACGTGTATACAGTCTGCGGGTCAACTCCACTCCACCCTGAAAGAAGCGCGTCCAGGTCTTTTTTTGCAGTGTTGCAACTTAAAGTGGTGGTTTCTCGAGGTGTGCATTGATTCGATTTCGTGGTTTCTTGTTCTGTTCAGCCCCCCCGTGACCCCAACGAGAAGCCACCTGAGCGCCACCCGCACGCCCCTGCGGATGAGTAGACGTCCTTTTTTCcgcgccgaaggcagcggaagcagaACTAAAACATTCCAGAGAGAGATGGATACGGAGGGAAGCGAAGAGCCTAAGCGGTGCTAGAACGAGAATTTATCCAGTTAGTTTGTTACACGTCGCTCTCTTCATTGTTCTTGTGTCAATGGGGAGCCACCTGCGCGTGCGTGAGAGGTGCTATAATCCCTGCTTTTTGAGTGTCTTTTGTGCATTTTTGTTGTGACATGTTTCTCAGCTAGTCGACAATGTTTGCGGGGTTCTCGTGCATCCGAGAATTCCAGCTTCTATGCCAGCCGCCGCAGTACCGCCTCGCATCTATCCCACTGCATGCATCTATTGCATGTCTTCGGTGCAATGACGCTCTACATGTGAGAAGGTGCGGAGGAGCACAGCGTGCGTAGTattaatatatatatgtagtaTACAGCTATGCGGATCATATGCGTGTCCATAGACGTTGCCTGACGGTGTGCATGCGGCGGGCTCAACTCAGGACTTGTCGGCGAAAGTCCTCAATACCCTAGTCTTCCTAAATGATCAGGGCGTTTCCAGTCGCTCTTCAGTGCACGCCGTTAGCGGCACAGCGCCGCGCTAGTgtgaagccgcgccgccgagacaTACTCAAACACAGACGGGGCCTCCACGAATGCTCACCTATGTGGTAGCAGACCGCTCAAGTAGCACAGCACACGTTACTTACTTGCCGATCGACGCTGGCTAGCCGTGGACGAGTTTCGTGCGGTAGCATcaacgcgaggcgcgggcagcgcgcaGCACAGGCGGAGAGATGTCTGTGCACGAGGGCAATAAACTAGTCAGAGATAGGCTCATCGACGGAGGCAGTTGTGCACGGAGACACCGCGACTGCCGTTGGGCAGCGCTGGTGCGTACGATGAAAGTCGCTCTACACTGAATTGGGAACCTTATGGCCACTCAACAGAACTAGTCCATGAGTACGGAACCAGGGACTCCACATTTCGCGCTGGACACATTAGATCCACTGAACTTGTGTTCGACATGTAGCAGCGTGCCCCGAACGCGTTATTCGACTGATGATGTTTAGGGTGCAGTGCTCGCATATCTATCGTCCGTGTTTGCTGTTCCGTAGAACCGGCAGAGCAGGACCATGGCGAAGTTTCATGGCACCTATGGATGCGTTACGCACTCGCACATGCACCGTGGTTTGACGGAGGAAGATACCAACTAATGCGCAGAAAACAGGGCGTCATCGTAATGGTGTTTCCGCCTGATGCAATAACGGCGGAGCGGACGGTACAGTGCCTGGTCCTGCTTTTTGCCATCATACCCCCGCGAACACTGCTCGTCGGCGTGCCTTTGGTAAACCgattttctttttcttccagTGGACGGGTGACAGAAAAAATCCGTAGGCGACGAGAACTCGCGACACCAGGTCCCTAAAATGCAAACCCCCGGATATAGAGAAGGTCACAAAAACACCGGAGGGCAACGCCCTCTCTCGAACTGCCTGTTATATTGCCTTCGTCCCATTATCTGTGCTTCAGACAAGGACCAAACCTGCACGCTGCTTCCTTAAGCAGCAGTGCCGGAGACTAGTAGTATACACACATTTCCAGCATTCACTgagttcctcctctgccgcttGCCTTGGGCTTGCTCTGCCTTCAccctcctctgtctgcggTTTCACGAGAGGAAGTGTGAAACTTTTCCCTCGCCAAAGATGCGTACTGGGGTCGCGTCAGACCTGTCTTCAGGAAATGAATTGTTAAAAAGACTTGCAGGATTGCAATTGTAAACCCCTTCGCTGTCTGTAGGTCACAGCTTGGATCTTGGGATCTCTTCAGAACCCCGTGCAGCCAAGCAATGCCGCGTGACGGAActttctcgcctttctctttGCTTCCCCACGTGTTGTTGACcgagacgcccgccgccctgcaCTGGTTTCGTTTCTTCACCCCACCGAGACGAGAATACTTGCACGAGGgtttccgcgtctgcgcgggtGCACGTCCAACGGGGGCAGCCCACCCATCCCGCCTTCCCCGCTCTCCCACCGGCGCAGTTCGGTTCCTCTCGGTTCCCCGGGGTCGTGAGAAGGAAGCTTTAGCAAGATAGCGAACCCACTTCCGTCATCGGGCTTCCGGACCAGCAACCGGAAGTAAACGGTGCTGAGGAAGATGGAAAATCAGCGTTATCTCTGAAACGGCCCTGCAGCCTCGTCCGACGATGCCGCTGTCCTTCTCGAGTCGTTTGCACCGCTACATCAGAATTCAACTGCATGCAAACCAGACAG is drawn from Besnoitia besnoiti strain Bb-Ger1 chromosome VI, whole genome shotgun sequence and contains these coding sequences:
- a CDS encoding hypothetical protein (encoded by transcript BESB_064550) is translated as MRRQLRVFLVSQRLSRLLLGAAPALPTAPAGTGVVFHSRMLPVKYALNGPKWIAVVGSAFTGVFAGHFFYKTCVLNKNPPNPPRDPNEKPPERHPHAPADE